In Candidatus Eisenbacteria bacterium, the genomic window GGTCATGAGGCTCCGCGCGCAGGACAGATCGCTCCCGTGGTACTTCCGAGCGGCTCGCGGCGCGGCCGCCGGACTCATGGGCTGCATCGTCCTCGTGTTCCTCGGGGCGATCTATACGCTGGTGACCGCGTCGGTGGGGACGTTTCGTGGCGAGCTCGGGTTCTACGGCCTGACGATCGTCTCGGGCGTCACGGCCGGCGCGGTGTGCGCGCTCTTCATCGGCCACCGCCGCAGGAAAGCCGTGAGCTGATCTAGCGAGTGACCGTGAGTCGCGCGACGGCCTGATTCTTCCCCGCCGTCACGCGCACCAGATAGAGCCCGGGAGGAATGCGAGACCCGCGGCGATCGACCAGATCCCAGTCCATCGACTGCGATCCCGCCTCGAAGAGGCGATCGTCCGCAACCCGTGCGACCCGGCGCCCCGCGACGTCGAACACTTCGATGTCGACCCGCTCCTGACGCTGGAGATCGAACGCGATCCGGCATCGGCTGACGGCCGGATTGGGCGCGATGGGACGCACCGAGAAGACGAGCGGCAACGGATCGGTCGGAAGGGGAACGACGGGAGAAGCGACCCGGGTTTCGAAGTTCACGTGCTGCACCCAAACCTGGGAGTTGAACGCGCCCAAGCCGGATGCGGACGTCTGAGCCATGTTTCGCTCTTCCCAGGCGATGAACGCTCCACCGTTGCCGTCCGCGGCGATCCGGACATTGGTTCCTTTCCCCACCGGTCCGAAAGCGACGGGCTGGATGGGCCCGAGGCCGGGATGCCACTTCGCCTCGAGCCGTCGTAGCCGAAGCCCCGAATCTTCGATCGAAAGGACGATCACGCCGCCTTCGAGATCCGGCATCACGCTGACGACCTCGACGCCCAAGGAGCAACCCTTCGCCGGCCAGCCGGAGAGGGGACGCCCTGCGGCGTCCAGATGAACGACTCGGCCCGATTTCATATCGGGCGTGGATTCGTTCCATGAAACGAAGGCGCCTCCTCTGCCGTCGCCCGCGGCGTGAGGATCCATCTGATACCAGTGACCCGCCGCGATGGGGTGACTTCCTCGATCCGCGGGCGTCCATGTTTCGCGACCGGTGGGACCGATGCGTTGTCCGAACACATCCATCAGATCCTTGGGCACAGATCGGTCCTGGCTCCGCTCGTCCAACCAGACGCAGATCGCGTTTCCCTGTCCATCGGCAACGATTTCCGGATGGCGATCGAAAAGGATGCCGTGAACCGGAACGGCCTCGGAAGCCGCGGTCCACGACTGCACGCCGGACGCCGAGGCGTACGCGATCTTGAGGTCCGACAATCGGTCACGCATCTCGGTCCACGCCGCGAATACGCCGCCGCGATCATCGCTCGCGAGAATCACGGCGTCGCCGAATTGCTGCGATTCGGCCAGGGTGAGCCCATCCGCCGGCCAGCGCGAGAGGGTCCGCCCACGGGCATCGAAGCCGGCAAGGCGAATTCGCGCCACCCCGTCTCGACCCTCGAGCCAGCCCACCGCCGCGCCCTTCCCCAACCGGGCGACGCTCGGATACATCACCAAGGGGCTGGGGCTTGCGACGCGGACTCCGCCTTCGGGCCAGCCTTTCGCCGGCCGGCCATCGCCGCGAATGCGGAGAAGCCACGCGCTCATGTCACCGTTGGCCGCCTGCTCCACCCAGGTGACGTAGACGCCTCCGGCGCCGTCTCCAGCGAGCCCGGGAAAGATCCGGGTGGCGAGCCGCTCCGTGGGAAGCGTGAGGCCGTTCGCTGGCCACGGTCCTGGAACCGAGAGGTCGGGACGGAGACGCTGGAGCCTCCACCGAAGATTACCGTCCATCCAGACCACGTACATCCCTTCCGAGCCATCGGGCGCCATGAAAGAGCCGGCGTGCGCGCCGCTCAGGGGCCAGCAGTTGGTGCAGGTGGAAAGGAGCCGAGGCTCGTCGGCGCGGGCGATCGGAACCGTGGCGATCGCGGCACCGGCGAGCGAGAAGAGCAGGAGCTCCAGCCGTGACGAGGCGCGCATGAGGGACCCCAGTCCATGACTGATCGGCACGTCGCCGGCCACACTCCAGGCAAAACGGGCCCGGCGGTTCGCGCCGAGCCCGTCACGATTGCCGCTGAGGATCAGAATCCGGCGGTGACTCCCACGCTCACGACCGGCTGCCACTCTTCGTACGGCGAGTTCTTGTCGTTGAGGAGATCCCACACCGCTTCGGCATAGGCCGACACCCCGGGACGGATCTGCTTCATGTAGCCGCCGCCCACGAGCAGGAAGGGAACCGTCTGGTCTCCCCCGAGCTGGCTCGGGTAGTCGTACTTCATCACCGCGAGCTCGCCGTGTCCGTAGATCTGCGGAAGGAGCCTGTAGTTCGCGAGAGCGCTGGCGCCGAAGTTGTGGGCCTTGTAGTCGAAGGATTGGCGCTTGTCGTTGAGATACTCGTAGCGGAGCTTGCCGCCCACCGAGAGCTTGGGTCTCAGCTTGTATCCCACGAAAGGCTCCAGGCTGATCCGCGTGTAGTCGCTCCAGAAGCTGAATCCCACAGCGCCGCCGACGTAGATCGGCGTCCCAGCGAGTCCGGACTGGTCGGCCGCGCTCGCGGTCGTCGGCGCGGCGGCGGTGCCGGTCGGCGCCACCGGTTGAGCCGCCGGCGGGGGCGCGGTCGCGGTGGTCGGAGTGGTGGTGGTTGGCGCGGCGGTCGGCGTCGTGGTCGGCGTGGTGCTGACGCCTGCGGCGCCCGCGGCGCCCGTGGCGGCGGCTCCAGCGTGCGCGGCCGCGGTGTCGGCGGCCGTGCTGGCGGCTTTCACCGCCATGGAATCCACCTGCGCGATGACCGAGTCGGCTTTCGCGGTGAGACTGTCTTGTGGTGCGGAGGTCTGTGCGCGCACGCCGAGCGGGATCAGGAGAAGAGCGGCCCCGGCGAGGCAAAGCGAGAGGCGCTTCATGAATTGCCTCCAAGAGAGATTGGGCATTCTGGGGGAAACGTGCGGTGAGTTTCAGGCATTGCGCCGGAATGTCAATCTGCGAAAACGACGCCCGGCGCGGATTTTGTGAACACTCCAGCCAGGCTACCGGCGTACTTCGGCGTCCACCTGCTCATTCCAGGTTCTGGAGCGCTGCTCACCGTTCAAGAAAGGCATCACGGTGGTGATCAGCTCGGGAGCCAGGAAGATCTCGTAGTGAGTGAGGTTGGGCAGGATCGCGAGGTGGTTCCTGGGCATGTGCTCGCGGTTCCAGCCGGCATCCTTCAGTCCGCCTCCGAGCAGCTGGTAGAACCGTACGACGTGCTCGGGCCGGAACATGTCGCTGTCGCCAAAGACCAGCAGGACGGGCATGGTCAGCTTCGCCACGTCCGCCGACCAGTCATAGGGCTTGCGCATGTAGGTGCCGATCCGGTCGAGGAGCTCCGGAAAATCATCCGGCCGCGGGGCGACCGCGACGTACGACTTGTACATCGGCGTGTCCTTCATCGCGGGGGCCATCGCCGCGCCGACCGCCGCTTGCTGCGGAAGCATCTCCGGAAAGAAGCCATCCTGCGCGTAACCCGCGGAGACCAGCGCCAGCCGACGCACCATCGCGGGGTGCTGGGCCGCCAGGCGGAAGGCGACGGCGCCGCCCAGCGAGTAGCCGAGCACGTCGACACTGCGGTGGCCGAGTCTCTCCAGGATCGCGGCCATGTCGTCGCCCATGTCCACGGCGCTGATCTCGCGATCGCCGAGTGAGGTGCGGCCATGGCCGTGCAGGTCCACGGCGATCGCTTCCCGCCTCCCGGCCAGAGCTTCGAGCACGGGCCCGAACATCTCGATCTGGCCCAATCCGCCGTGGAGCAGGAGGAGTGGCTCGCCGCGGCCTTCGACCTGGTAGTAGTAGCTCAGGCCGTTGACCTCGAGGCGTCCCTCTTTCATCGCTTCGCCGCCGTGCTCGCGCGAAGCAGCTTCAGCTCCGCCAGATCGGGGTCTGCGGATCGCCAGCACACTCGCGCCGACTCCATCGCTCGCTCCGCACCCGCGGCATCGCCCTGGTGCTGAAGGACGAGTGCCTTGGCCAGATGGCTGCCGCCGTAGTCGTCATCGTGCGCAAGCATCTGATCGGCAATGAAGCCGGCCAGCTCCCAGTCTCCCGCCTCGCGCGCGGTGCGCGCGAAAGAGTCCAGCCGGAAGAGCGCCTGGCTCCACGCATCCGGTCCGGGAAGGGCGCGCAGGGCGAGCACCACCTTCTTCAGCGCCTCCCGGCCTTCGGCGCCTTTGCCGCTCTTGATGAGCAGCTCGGCACGCAGCGCGTCCACCCAGGGATCGACCTGAGCACGGCGCGGAATCAGCCCCGGCGCCACGCGCGGAACGCCTTCCAGCTCGCGCTCCGCCTTGGCCAGCTCTTCCGCCGCGGCCGTGGTCTTTCCCTGCGCGACCAGAGCCTGCCCGGCGAGCGCGTGGCCGGTGGCGCGCGCCTGGACGTACTTCGATTTCGTCATGCCGCGCGCCGCTTCCACGGCATCCTTGTAGCGCTCGCGATAGAGGAAGAAGTTCGGCAGCTCGCGCACGTTGAACGCGCCGTAGGCATCGACGACGCCGAGCGCGCCAGCCTGGTTCATGATCTTCTCGGCGACCTTCATCCGGCCTTGGTGCTGATAGCAGCTCGCGAGCAGGTTGAGATTGTGCCCGTGGTGCCAGTCGAATGCCGGGTCGAGCTTCTCGGCCTTGTAGTAGGCGCGCTCCAGCGAATCCGCCTTCTTGAACTGGACGATCGCGTCGTCCACGCGTCCCACACGCCGAAGATCGTGCCCCCACATGTGGGCGGCGTGCGGGATCGCCGGCGACAGTCGCGCAAAGGCTTCGCCGTGCTCGAGCGCCTTGTCGATCTGTCCGATCGTCTCGTAGGTGTGGATCAGGTAGTGATGCGCCGAGGCGTGATCCGGCACGCGCTTCAGCACCTGTTCGTAGAACGCGATCGACCCTGACGTGCCGCGCTGGCCACGGCCCGAGGCGTTGGGTTCCTCGGCCATCGCACGCAGCAGCCAGAGCTGCTCGTCTTGCGTGTCAGCGTTCAGCGCGTCATCGATGGCCTTCTTGTACGCGAGGAACTTCGCCGCGTTCTCCAGGTCGTCGATGGCTTCCAGCTGCCTGGCCCGGATCTCGATCCGGCGTCGCTCGCGCTCGCTGACCTTGTCCGCGAGAGCCCTGGCCTTCTCGAGAAAGCGTTTTGCCCCGGCTGCGTCGTCGAGGCCCGAGTGCACGCGGCTCAGGCCGACGTAGGCCATCGCCATGCCGGGATCGACGCGCAACGCCTGGTGGAATGACCGCGAGGCCTCGATCCACACGTAGGACTCGAGGTAGTTGAGGCCTTGATCGTAGAAGGCCTGCGCCTCCTTCGTGGAGGCCGTGACCGGCTCGTGGGAGTTGCCGATGCCGGTGCGCAGAGGGAGCGGCCGCTCGAGCAGCCCCTGCGGCACGTACGTCGGTGGCGCCGCGCATGCGGCATGCGGGTCGCTGGCGTCCTGGGTCTGGGCCACTGCCGGAATCGCCAGGAGCGCCGAGATGACAACGAAGGCGAGACGGGATCGAGCCGTGAGCAGGGTCATGGCCCCACTCTACCGCATGGAGAGGATGCGAGGACCAGCCTTCGCGCGGCCAGCGGCTAGAAGGTGACGACCTTGAACAGCCCCTGCGCCTGACCGCCGACCACCAGTCGATCCTCCAGCCCCACCTCGACCCAGATCACGTCCGGGCCATCGACGCCGGCCTCGATGAGCGCCACGGCGATCCCGGGCTGCTGCTTGGCCTTCGCTCGCGCCTCTCCAGGATCGAGGGAGATCAGGGTGGCGCTCCACAGCGCGGCCGAGCGTCCGTCGCCCGCCACGACCACGACTCCGATCAGCCCCTTGGCGGGGTCCTGCCGCGATGAGCTCGCGAGCGCCTGGCCGGCGGCGAGGCGCAGGCGAGCGATCACCGGCATGCGCCCCCGCGGATCGGGAAGTCCGGCGCTCCATGGCTCGCCGCCGGGCGAGACGCCAAGCGCGAGCGCGGCGCCCGGCAGCTCGATCAACGCATTGCGCACGCCGTGCGCGCGGAGCGTGTCTCTCGTCTCGTCCGCCCTCCGTCCCGAGGTCATCCGATGGCCGCTCAACGACTGCAATGCGGCATCGACGTCGCCCATGGCCGGCGGCGCGCCGGTGGACGGCGCATCCACGAACCCCTCCTGTCGCTCCATCACGGAGCGTGCCGCTCGAGCCAGCGACATGGCTTGAGACGAGTCCGCCGCCACGATCTGGAGGCTCGCTTCACCTCCGGTGGCCGGGATCCTGAATTCGTAGGCCTGCCTCGGCCGGTCCTCGGTCTGTTGCACGACGATCGGTGCACGGACCGCGAACGCCGCGTCCGCGCCGGGCCCGTGCCCTCCCGCGGTCTCGATCGCCGGCGCAAGACCTGGGGCCATGGGTGGCGCCGAGGCGTCGCGCAGCCGCTCGGCGAGCCGGCGGCCGAATACGGCCAGCGCCGAGAACTCGGGCCGATCCGCGAGCCACGCGCTGACCATCGCGGTCGCCCTCCCGTTCTCCTCTCGCAGGCGCGGCCGCCAAGAGATCGGACATCCGGCGCCGGTGCCCGGGATCTCGTCGGCCACGAAGCCTTCCGCATCGCCGACCCGCACCAGCATTCTCGGCCCCACCCAGACACGGTCCACGTTCTGCCCGGGAGGCGCGAGCCCGTACCAGGCCAACGCACCCATCAGCTTGATGCGCTCTTCCCCCGGCGGCGGAATGGCGCCTTCGATCCAGTGACCACGGCGGTCGAGCAGCGTGGCCCAGCGCTCGACCGCCTCGAAGTCGGCGTTGGTCACGTGCACGGTGTCCTGCGACGCGCGCTCGACCGCGGCGGCGAACGCGCGCATCGTCCGCGCTTCGAAGCCGTGTCCATGCGCTTCCAGACGCGCCGCTTCGCGGGGGATGAAGCCGTCCCCGTCGTTCAGCGCCAGACGGAAGAAATTGGCGTACAGGCGGTGCGTGCTGGCCACCGACACGAATCGCGAGGCGTCCTGCTCGCCGGTCATGACCACGGGCTCGAGCAGCACGCGCCGCCAGGCTTCGCGCGCGATCAGGCGTCCGATGTCGGGCGTGTCGAGCACCCGCTGCTGAACCGCACGGCTGCTCAGCGACCCGTTCCAGGTGCCGAGGCGATACCCGACCGAGTATCCGGAGAGCACACCGAGCACGGCGGTGATCTTGGAGACCGGCCTCACGAAATCGAGCGTGCGACGATAGAGCTCGTCGTACTGGTCGGGGAGCAGCGAGCGACGCGAGGGAACGTCGAGCCAGAAACCCGTCCCCACGTGGCCACGAACTCGCAGCGGCTCGTAACGGGTGCCGGTGATGGTTTGCGAATACGAACGCCCGCGCGGCGGCGGCAGGAACTCACGGCGCTCCACGTCGTACTGGCTGAACACTCGGCCTCCGGCGCACAGCTCGACCACGAACCGGCTCGAGGTGTCGCCGGGTGCATCGCGATACGACGCGACCTGGAGCTGATCGAAGAGCTCGCCCCACGGAAAGCTGCCGGGCGCGGGGCGGGTTTGCGCGCCGACGAAGAATCCGAGCGCCGACAGCCCGAGAAAGATGGGGAGGATCTGGCTCCTGAAGAGGAAGCGCAGGAGCCGCCCCCCGGCGCGCAGCACCGGGCGCAAGAGCCGGAACCGGGGGGTCCCGAGCCGAGGGAACGGCCGCAGCCTTGGAAATGAGCTCAGTCTGCGTCTCGTCACGCGAAGGCTCCCAATGCGTGGCAGCGCCGCCCCGTGGGGCGGCGTAGGACTCGTCGGTTATCGGCAGAAAGGCTCGGAGCCTTGAATCGGGCGGGGTCGGGAGACCACTATGCTCGCTCCGGAATCGCGGTGGCGCAGACCCAACGGTCGAAGGAGGATTCGACGTGAGCGGCTCGTTCCAGCTCGTCGCATTGCCGTCCGAGCGCTTCGCTCCGCTCTTCGAACAGAGTGATGCGGAGCTCGAGGCGGCCGGCGCTCGCCGGATGATCGTGGATGACAAGCCCGGCTTCCCTTGCCGCGTGAGCCTTGCCGACGCCGAGATCGGCGAGACCGTGGTGCTGATCT contains:
- a CDS encoding T9SS type A sorting domain-containing protein, coding for MPISHGLGSLMRASSRLELLLFSLAGAAIATVPIARADEPRLLSTCTNCWPLSGAHAGSFMAPDGSEGMYVVWMDGNLRWRLQRLRPDLSVPGPWPANGLTLPTERLATRIFPGLAGDGAGGVYVTWVEQAANGDMSAWLLRIRGDGRPAKGWPEGGVRVASPSPLVMYPSVARLGKGAAVGWLEGRDGVARIRLAGFDARGRTLSRWPADGLTLAESQQFGDAVILASDDRGGVFAAWTEMRDRLSDLKIAYASASGVQSWTAASEAVPVHGILFDRHPEIVADGQGNAICVWLDERSQDRSVPKDLMDVFGQRIGPTGRETWTPADRGSHPIAAGHWYQMDPHAAGDGRGGAFVSWNESTPDMKSGRVVHLDAAGRPLSGWPAKGCSLGVEVVSVMPDLEGGVIVLSIEDSGLRLRRLEAKWHPGLGPIQPVAFGPVGKGTNVRIAADGNGGAFIAWEERNMAQTSASGLGAFNSQVWVQHVNFETRVASPVVPLPTDPLPLVFSVRPIAPNPAVSRCRIAFDLQRQERVDIEVFDVAGRRVARVADDRLFEAGSQSMDWDLVDRRGSRIPPGLYLVRVTAGKNQAVARLTVTR
- a CDS encoding alpha/beta hydrolase; amino-acid sequence: MKEGRLEVNGLSYYYQVEGRGEPLLLLHGGLGQIEMFGPVLEALAGRREAIAVDLHGHGRTSLGDREISAVDMGDDMAAILERLGHRSVDVLGYSLGGAVAFRLAAQHPAMVRRLALVSAGYAQDGFFPEMLPQQAAVGAAMAPAMKDTPMYKSYVAVAPRPDDFPELLDRIGTYMRKPYDWSADVAKLTMPVLLVFGDSDMFRPEHVVRFYQLLGGGLKDAGWNREHMPRNHLAILPNLTHYEIFLAPELITTVMPFLNGEQRSRTWNEQVDAEVRR
- a CDS encoding FAD:protein FMN transferase — protein: MTRRRLSSFPRLRPFPRLGTPRFRLLRPVLRAGGRLLRFLFRSQILPIFLGLSALGFFVGAQTRPAPGSFPWGELFDQLQVASYRDAPGDTSSRFVVELCAGGRVFSQYDVERREFLPPPRGRSYSQTITGTRYEPLRVRGHVGTGFWLDVPSRRSLLPDQYDELYRRTLDFVRPVSKITAVLGVLSGYSVGYRLGTWNGSLSSRAVQQRVLDTPDIGRLIAREAWRRVLLEPVVMTGEQDASRFVSVASTHRLYANFFRLALNDGDGFIPREAARLEAHGHGFEARTMRAFAAAVERASQDTVHVTNADFEAVERWATLLDRRGHWIEGAIPPPGEERIKLMGALAWYGLAPPGQNVDRVWVGPRMLVRVGDAEGFVADEIPGTGAGCPISWRPRLREENGRATAMVSAWLADRPEFSALAVFGRRLAERLRDASAPPMAPGLAPAIETAGGHGPGADAAFAVRAPIVVQQTEDRPRQAYEFRIPATGGEASLQIVAADSSQAMSLARAARSVMERQEGFVDAPSTGAPPAMGDVDAALQSLSGHRMTSGRRADETRDTLRAHGVRNALIELPGAALALGVSPGGEPWSAGLPDPRGRMPVIARLRLAAGQALASSSRQDPAKGLIGVVVVAGDGRSAALWSATLISLDPGEARAKAKQQPGIAVALIEAGVDGPDVIWVEVGLEDRLVVGGQAQGLFKVVTF